Proteins encoded by one window of Candidatus Hydrogenedentota bacterium:
- a CDS encoding beta-galactosidase trimerization domain-containing protein encodes MSAAIVYSTALLASYAALAFPFGDSSPKLDSRDAAFAPIVIPPLEGGVQWGVPLDGGPLRVLFIAPRFALRDAAELAHRLEMRAEVVPLWDATHLGRPDAYPRKIPGTSHDEVVHDLLDKLDRKLDAIVAANFDFSVLPPEVFQVLADRVRGGTGLVLAHHRHTLPDSLKAFLDEFAPDESGAIVTTGLGAERTAEWTSGLGFVQCGRIGQGRVVEIDYQGEWPLAHCLIPALANPLLAEQEDFDTYLSLAARAVRWAGGRDVPVAIAGVSAKPAPGPEEIQIPPGLEEMVDANLPTGATILHPFQLQLAAPADKTYVVRAGVRQRGRNQPPITITPKRDALRKGSQTHDFVVVAGAGEYWLDIWLLDGDKVAEWYSEVVTIDSWPSIADLALSKSFVLPQDSIGITFTMPARQRPCLAMARATDPLGRIVAERHQPIPPETALVQLGLGFADLIGDMVKVEVFVSDRDAVVMSEWDARNCAYAYKHLPVRGPNPTDRFDVVADVSGGVEFNARANIRSLAAQGFGAVSFPATEESLRVMTSLGLRVVPQITSYLPYHSPPAEVRAPCINNPEFIASEQTYLKGMAQLVRDYPTAAVSLGEGNCLSAAREDLCRCTHCLAGFAEYLNKTYAGLDALNRAWGTSHESFAAAAPATAQQARDNKRYAPWIDFRLFMDASFARTHVSARGAVRMADMRSRTGLVARAADELYSGYDWSALASQLDMLATPAGLRAIEIARASRPASGIGGIQLPADLSPETLRWLPWYALLHRAHSIWWPDVTASTAAVPAMAAVDPFGDVAPFAPEFFGESTALQGGLARLWLKSAPSKADIAIYTSRTSAWLNEVDNQFGVSSAETEGAFASALSALGYAYDFVPAHRVEKAGFAGYRVLILPMARALSDAEVAAIRSFAAAGGCVIADIAPGAFNEHGVPRESPPLADTFGIRYANASRAAPPANALAELKIDGHKVSGDFADVRADEGVEPAGAQTGGLANTTPVWLLRSEQPLSLLINHSVNAPALDRARGMLDEVLRSAGATRTVEFESRRGRVFQGERFAAAYGNAALVALLANRDTTDELQKVKLKFDRSAHVYDLRAGMKVLRPAKVEAELVRGGAALYSALPYEIVSCTLTAPPSVQAGARAPLHIALDTGKATPGDHLVRIDVFAVTTETLVPLPHYGQEIVCEKGEGDAYVPFALNDPATRYRIVARDLLTGVSGEALVNLTVGRLH; translated from the coding sequence TTGAGCGCCGCTATCGTATACTCCACGGCGCTCCTTGCGTCGTACGCCGCGCTTGCGTTTCCCTTCGGAGATTCGTCCCCAAAACTCGACTCACGCGACGCGGCCTTCGCGCCTATCGTCATTCCGCCGCTCGAGGGTGGCGTGCAGTGGGGTGTGCCGTTGGACGGAGGCCCGTTGCGCGTGCTGTTCATCGCGCCGCGGTTTGCGTTGCGCGACGCCGCGGAGCTGGCCCACCGCCTCGAGATGCGCGCCGAGGTTGTCCCGCTGTGGGACGCCACACACCTCGGCCGCCCAGACGCGTACCCGCGCAAAATTCCAGGTACGTCGCACGATGAAGTGGTCCACGATCTACTCGACAAACTCGACAGAAAGCTCGATGCCATTGTCGCGGCCAACTTCGATTTCAGCGTATTGCCCCCGGAAGTGTTCCAGGTCTTGGCCGACAGAGTCCGCGGCGGCACTGGCCTTGTGCTCGCCCATCACCGGCATACCCTGCCGGACTCACTAAAAGCGTTTCTCGACGAGTTCGCGCCGGACGAATCGGGCGCGATCGTGACCACCGGACTCGGCGCGGAGCGGACGGCGGAATGGACCTCCGGGCTCGGCTTTGTTCAATGCGGCAGGATAGGCCAAGGCCGCGTCGTTGAAATCGACTATCAGGGCGAATGGCCGCTCGCCCATTGTCTCATTCCCGCGCTCGCGAACCCGCTTCTCGCCGAACAGGAGGATTTCGACACCTACCTTTCGCTCGCGGCGCGTGCTGTACGTTGGGCGGGTGGGCGCGACGTGCCGGTAGCCATTGCCGGCGTCAGCGCAAAGCCCGCGCCCGGCCCCGAGGAAATCCAAATCCCGCCGGGTCTCGAGGAAATGGTCGACGCAAACCTTCCCACCGGAGCCACAATCCTCCATCCGTTCCAGCTTCAACTCGCCGCGCCCGCGGACAAAACGTATGTCGTGCGCGCCGGCGTCCGCCAACGCGGGCGTAACCAACCGCCTATTACGATTACGCCAAAGCGCGATGCGCTTCGCAAGGGATCGCAAACCCACGATTTCGTCGTCGTCGCGGGCGCAGGCGAATACTGGCTCGACATTTGGCTTCTTGATGGCGACAAGGTCGCCGAATGGTACTCCGAAGTGGTCACGATCGATTCGTGGCCGAGCATTGCTGACCTCGCATTGAGCAAGTCCTTCGTCCTTCCGCAAGACAGTATCGGGATTACGTTCACCATGCCCGCGCGGCAACGTCCGTGCCTCGCGATGGCCCGCGCGACTGACCCCCTTGGGCGGATCGTGGCCGAACGCCACCAGCCGATCCCGCCGGAAACGGCATTGGTGCAACTCGGACTCGGCTTCGCCGACCTCATCGGCGACATGGTCAAAGTGGAGGTTTTTGTCTCCGATCGGGATGCGGTCGTCATGTCCGAGTGGGACGCGCGTAACTGCGCCTACGCGTACAAACACCTGCCCGTCCGTGGTCCAAATCCCACGGACCGGTTCGATGTGGTCGCGGACGTGTCCGGCGGCGTCGAGTTCAATGCGCGCGCAAATATCCGCAGCCTCGCGGCGCAGGGTTTCGGGGCCGTTTCGTTTCCCGCGACGGAGGAGTCGCTGCGTGTCATGACGTCGCTGGGGCTGCGCGTCGTGCCGCAGATCACGTCATATCTGCCGTATCACTCGCCCCCCGCCGAAGTCCGCGCGCCGTGTATCAACAATCCCGAGTTCATCGCATCGGAGCAGACCTATCTCAAAGGCATGGCACAACTCGTGCGCGACTACCCTACGGCCGCCGTGTCGCTCGGCGAAGGCAATTGCCTGAGCGCGGCGCGGGAGGACCTGTGCAGGTGTACCCACTGTCTGGCTGGATTCGCCGAATACCTCAACAAGACCTATGCCGGCCTGGATGCGCTGAACCGGGCATGGGGCACATCGCACGAATCGTTCGCCGCCGCGGCGCCGGCTACGGCGCAGCAGGCGCGCGACAACAAGCGCTACGCTCCGTGGATCGATTTTCGACTGTTTATGGACGCGAGTTTTGCGCGCACTCACGTTTCGGCCCGCGGGGCCGTACGCATGGCGGATATGCGCTCGCGCACGGGGCTCGTGGCACGGGCGGCCGACGAACTCTACTCCGGATACGACTGGAGCGCGCTCGCGTCGCAACTCGATATGCTTGCGACACCAGCCGGCTTGCGCGCCATCGAGATTGCACGCGCGTCGCGGCCTGCATCCGGAATCGGCGGGATTCAGTTGCCCGCGGACCTCTCACCGGAAACACTGCGATGGTTACCGTGGTACGCGTTGCTGCACCGCGCGCACAGCATATGGTGGCCCGACGTGACCGCGAGTACTGCCGCCGTCCCCGCGATGGCCGCTGTCGATCCGTTCGGAGATGTCGCGCCGTTCGCGCCGGAGTTTTTCGGCGAGTCCACGGCGCTCCAAGGCGGCCTCGCCCGCCTCTGGCTCAAGTCCGCGCCGTCGAAGGCGGATATCGCGATATACACCAGCCGGACGAGCGCGTGGTTGAACGAGGTGGACAACCAGTTCGGCGTGAGTTCCGCCGAGACCGAAGGCGCGTTTGCCTCGGCCCTGAGCGCACTCGGTTACGCGTACGATTTCGTGCCGGCGCACCGCGTCGAAAAAGCGGGCTTCGCCGGATACCGAGTGTTAATTCTGCCTATGGCGCGCGCATTGAGCGACGCGGAGGTAGCGGCTATCCGATCGTTCGCGGCGGCGGGAGGGTGCGTCATTGCGGACATTGCGCCCGGTGCGTTCAACGAACACGGTGTGCCGCGCGAATCTCCGCCGCTGGCGGATACGTTTGGCATTCGCTATGCCAACGCATCCCGCGCCGCCCCGCCCGCGAACGCCTTGGCCGAGCTGAAAATCGACGGCCACAAAGTCAGCGGCGACTTCGCGGATGTCCGCGCGGACGAAGGCGTCGAACCCGCCGGCGCGCAGACCGGCGGGCTGGCGAATACAACACCCGTGTGGTTATTGCGCTCGGAGCAGCCGCTTTCGCTCCTGATAAATCATTCCGTCAACGCTCCGGCGCTCGACCGGGCGCGCGGCATGCTCGACGAAGTGCTGCGGTCCGCGGGCGCGACGCGCACAGTCGAATTCGAGTCGCGCAGGGGCAGAGTATTCCAGGGAGAACGCTTCGCCGCGGCGTATGGGAACGCAGCCCTGGTCGCCCTGCTCGCGAATCGCGACACCACAGACGAGTTGCAGAAGGTCAAGCTGAAATTCGACCGGTCTGCGCATGTATACGACCTGCGCGCCGGCATGAAGGTCCTGCGCCCCGCGAAAGTCGAGGCCGAACTCGTGCGCGGCGGCGCGGCGCTCTACTCCGCGCTTCCCTACGAAATCGTCTCGTGTACGCTAACTGCACCTCCATCGGTACAGGCCGGCGCGCGCGCGCCGCTGCACATCGCGCTCGACACGGGAAAAGCCACGCCCGGAGACCACCTGGTCCGGATCGATGTGTTCGCCGTGACCACGGAAACCCTCGTCCCCCTGCCGCACTACGGTCAGGAAATCGTCTGCGAGAAGGGCGAAGGCGACGCCTACGTTCCGTTCGCGCTGAACGATCCCGCAACGCGTTACCGCATTGTTGCGCGCGACCTGCTAACCGGCGTTTCCGGCGAGGCGCTCGTCAATCTGACTGTGGGCAGGCTTCACTGA
- a CDS encoding response regulator, with protein MKSPKILVVDDEPDVVMFIARTLNSEGFDVMSAYDGISALDLAENETPDLIVLDIMMPMMSGYEVCEQLKANPQTQHIPILCVSSAHNPNARDRSLEAGAATLLLKPFSPAELVAQIKRHLPQPV; from the coding sequence GTGAAATCGCCTAAAATCCTAGTGGTGGACGACGAGCCGGATGTGGTGATGTTTATCGCGCGGACCCTGAACAGCGAAGGGTTTGACGTGATGAGCGCGTACGACGGAATCAGCGCGCTGGATCTTGCGGAGAACGAGACGCCGGACCTTATCGTCCTGGACATCATGATGCCGATGATGAGCGGGTACGAGGTGTGCGAACAGTTGAAGGCGAACCCGCAGACGCAGCACATTCCGATATTGTGCGTGTCGTCGGCGCACAATCCGAATGCGCGCGATCGCTCGCTCGAAGCCGGCGCGGCGACCCTGCTCCTTAAACCGTTCTCGCCGGCGGAGCTTGTCGCGCAGATCAAGCGGCACCTGCCTCAGCCGGTGTAG
- a CDS encoding CDP-alcohol phosphatidyltransferase family protein codes for MTLANRITVGRLVLVPVFVVLIMSYTRDQQWLRYAALGVFVAASISDGIDGFIARAYNQKTKLGAVLDPLADKLLINLALVFLAVNEELRTPVPAWFPVIILGRDVIIVIGAYLINEYFGPVRARPQISGKLTTAFQMALIIAVLLELPPRVVFGILYFTLAVAIVSFADYLRAGIKQVGNEDQA; via the coding sequence ATGACTCTCGCAAACCGCATTACCGTTGGGCGCCTCGTTTTGGTGCCCGTGTTTGTCGTGTTGATCATGTCCTACACACGGGATCAACAGTGGCTTCGTTACGCCGCGCTGGGTGTGTTCGTGGCGGCGTCGATCTCCGACGGCATCGACGGGTTCATCGCGCGCGCGTACAACCAGAAGACGAAGTTGGGCGCGGTGCTCGATCCGCTCGCGGACAAGCTGCTGATCAATCTTGCGCTCGTATTCCTGGCCGTGAACGAGGAACTGCGCACACCGGTGCCCGCATGGTTTCCGGTGATCATACTCGGGCGCGACGTGATCATCGTGATTGGCGCATACTTGATCAACGAGTATTTCGGGCCGGTGCGGGCGCGGCCGCAAATCAGCGGCAAGCTGACGACGGCGTTTCAGATGGCGCTCATTATCGCGGTGCTGCTCGAATTGCCGCCGCGCGTTGTGTTCGGGATTCTGTATTTCACGTTGGCGGTCGCGATCGTTTCGTTTGCCGATTACCTCCGCGCGGGGATCAAACAAGTCGGAAATGAGGACCAAGCCTGA
- the der gene encoding ribosome biogenesis GTPase Der, which yields MARKAKLPLVAICGRPNVGKSTLFNRIVGRHSAIVHDEAGVTRDRAYGVAEWDGRKFRVVDTGGIVEDPTDPVTHKMQEQVKAALDEASIIVFVIDGQHVLTKGDFDIRDNLFKHSKPIIVAANKLDNARLRENRTEFYELGLGDPIAVSSGHGLGIEDLVDAIAAHLPEKVEHVEEIEERQVTRVAILGKPNVGKSSYVNAILNEERSIVDDTPGTTRDAIDIDFRWKGKDYLLIDTAGLRKKAGIRKEVERFSVARSLRAVRRADVCLVLMNADEGITEQDKRIVSYIVEQGRAMILVWTKWDLVQDKERRFKDLADEIEFKAPFLKHVPSVTISNVTRQRVFTVFEYIDRVAAEAEKRIPTHELNKFVEVLRANQAPALHHGKIARIKYATQVSVKPTTFVLFVNKKGFFHFSYLRHIENQLREKYGFDGVPVVLELREGEKREEEG from the coding sequence ATGGCGCGCAAAGCGAAACTGCCGTTGGTCGCGATCTGCGGCCGGCCCAACGTGGGCAAGTCGACGCTGTTCAACCGCATTGTGGGACGCCACAGCGCGATCGTTCACGACGAGGCGGGAGTGACGCGCGACCGCGCGTACGGCGTCGCGGAGTGGGATGGTCGAAAGTTTCGGGTGGTGGACACGGGCGGGATCGTCGAGGACCCGACCGACCCCGTGACGCACAAGATGCAGGAACAGGTGAAGGCGGCGCTGGACGAGGCCAGCATCATCGTTTTTGTCATCGACGGGCAGCACGTGTTGACGAAGGGCGACTTCGACATTCGCGACAACCTGTTCAAGCACAGCAAGCCGATCATCGTCGCGGCGAACAAACTCGATAACGCAAGACTTCGCGAGAACCGCACGGAGTTTTACGAGTTGGGGTTGGGCGATCCGATTGCCGTGTCGTCGGGGCACGGGCTTGGTATCGAGGATCTGGTGGATGCGATCGCCGCTCACCTGCCGGAGAAGGTCGAGCACGTCGAGGAGATCGAGGAGCGGCAGGTGACGCGCGTGGCCATTCTCGGCAAGCCGAACGTCGGCAAGTCGTCGTACGTAAACGCGATTCTCAATGAGGAGCGGAGCATTGTCGACGATACCCCCGGCACTACGCGGGACGCGATCGACATCGATTTCAGGTGGAAGGGCAAAGACTATCTTCTTATCGATACCGCGGGCCTGCGAAAAAAGGCGGGTATCCGGAAGGAAGTCGAGCGGTTCAGCGTGGCGCGATCCTTGCGCGCCGTGCGCCGCGCGGACGTGTGCCTCGTGCTGATGAACGCCGACGAGGGCATCACCGAACAGGACAAACGCATCGTCAGCTACATCGTCGAGCAGGGCCGGGCGATGATTCTCGTGTGGACGAAATGGGACCTGGTCCAAGACAAGGAACGGCGCTTCAAGGACCTTGCCGACGAGATTGAATTCAAAGCGCCGTTCCTGAAACACGTGCCGAGCGTGACAATCTCGAACGTGACGCGGCAGCGCGTTTTTACCGTCTTCGAGTACATCGATCGCGTGGCGGCGGAGGCGGAGAAACGAATCCCTACGCACGAACTGAACAAGTTCGTCGAGGTCCTCCGCGCGAACCAGGCGCCCGCGCTGCATCATGGCAAGATCGCGCGCATCAAGTACGCGACGCAGGTCAGCGTGAAACCGACGACGTTTGTGCTGTTCGTAAACAAGAAGGGGTTCTTCCACTTCAGTTACCTGCGCCACATCGAGAACCAGTTGCGCGAGAAGTACGGGTTCGACGGTGTGCCGGTCGTGCTCGAGCTGCGCGAGGGCGAGAAGCGGGAGGAGGAGGGGTGA
- the plsY gene encoding glycerol-3-phosphate 1-O-acyltransferase PlsY, whose product MLATVLAIVASYVLGSVPTGLWLGLWLRKVDIREHGSKNIGATNTMRVLGKGLGATALAGDALKGLIPVLFVSRLSDWPYAALACGIAAILGHLASVFLRFKGGKGVATSLGVFLALCPLPTLAAAVTFFVLVFATRMVSVGSIGGAIAMTAGVYLIPHDVATAPTHLMPGGWALRIVVTIVALLVIVKHRANIGRIIRGEESKVFSKELK is encoded by the coding sequence ATGTTAGCGACGGTACTCGCCATTGTTGCGTCGTATGTCCTCGGCTCGGTCCCCACGGGCCTTTGGCTGGGGTTGTGGCTGCGCAAGGTTGACATCCGCGAACACGGCAGTAAGAACATCGGCGCGACGAACACGATGCGCGTGTTGGGAAAGGGCCTTGGCGCGACCGCGCTGGCGGGCGACGCGCTAAAGGGCCTGATTCCGGTGTTGTTCGTCTCGCGGCTGAGCGACTGGCCGTACGCGGCGCTGGCGTGCGGTATCGCGGCGATTCTCGGCCACCTCGCGTCGGTCTTCCTGCGTTTCAAAGGCGGCAAGGGCGTCGCGACAAGTCTCGGCGTGTTCCTCGCGCTGTGTCCATTGCCGACGCTTGCCGCGGCTGTTACTTTTTTTGTTTTGGTATTTGCGACACGGATGGTCAGCGTGGGTTCGATCGGCGGGGCCATCGCTATGACCGCAGGCGTGTATCTCATTCCGCACGATGTCGCTACCGCGCCGACGCACTTGATGCCGGGAGGTTGGGCGCTGCGCATCGTGGTGACGATCGTCGCGTTGCTGGTCATCGTGAAGCATCGCGCGAACATCGGCCGAATTATCCGCGGCGAGGAAAGCAAAGTTTTTTCAAAAGAATTGAAGTAG
- a CDS encoding DUF1569 domain-containing protein produces the protein MRTFDHDYVNDIIARLNRIKPGAKPVWGTMTPEQMIGHLAFWVRYSMGKGEALPFAGNWLTRNVIGPLTLSGWLPVPRNLKVESKLSVPQPVPADTETFHAVLETYLELVQSGEIKPHAHPFFGDIGIDGWARMHVVHFEHHLRQFGV, from the coding sequence GTGCGCACCTTCGATCACGATTACGTTAACGACATCATCGCCCGCCTAAACCGCATCAAGCCCGGCGCGAAACCCGTCTGGGGAACCATGACGCCCGAACAGATGATCGGGCATCTCGCGTTTTGGGTGAGATACTCGATGGGAAAGGGCGAAGCGCTTCCGTTCGCCGGAAACTGGCTCACGCGGAACGTAATTGGTCCGCTCACTTTGAGTGGGTGGCTGCCCGTCCCGCGCAATCTGAAGGTCGAATCGAAATTGTCCGTTCCCCAACCGGTCCCGGCTGACACCGAAACCTTTCACGCCGTGCTCGAAACGTATTTGGAGCTCGTGCAGTCCGGAGAAATAAAACCCCACGCTCACCCGTTCTTCGGAGATATCGGAATCGATGGGTGGGCGCGTATGCACGTGGTGCATTTCGAACACCACCTCAGGCAATTCGGCGTGTAA
- a CDS encoding ABC transporter permease yields the protein MSWLEYMRVALDSVAQNGVRSFLTMIGVTIGVLAVILLVALGEGAQAYVAKEFADMGTNLLIITPGKQETSGMMPIIAGSFRKLTYENSKEIQRNAVGIKEVSPEVLGAGSVKYRDRERDTMILAVTPALERIRDVHVDIGRFLNENDIEKNNKVCVLGAGLRDELFGSTNPLGERVSINRSKHLVVGVMQRKGVTLGIDADDIALVPLLSGQQMFYGGEDELYQIVVQANSPDETKVATDSMKKILIAAHDYTEDFTILDQTSMLATLDKIFVALKVMLSGIASISLLVGGIGIMNIMLVSVRERTREVGIRKSVGATRRDIGMQFAIEAITLSCIGGVAGILLAYAGTWVMRQFYPSFPIEASMWSIVVAFAFSATVGIFFGAYPALKAASVDPVEALRYE from the coding sequence ATGTCTTGGCTTGAATACATGCGCGTTGCCCTCGATTCGGTGGCGCAGAACGGGGTCCGCTCGTTCCTGACGATGATCGGCGTTACGATCGGCGTGCTTGCCGTCATTTTGCTCGTCGCGCTTGGTGAGGGCGCGCAGGCCTATGTCGCAAAAGAATTCGCGGACATGGGCACCAACCTGCTTATCATCACGCCCGGCAAACAGGAAACCTCCGGCATGATGCCGATCATCGCCGGCAGCTTCCGCAAGCTCACGTACGAGAACTCGAAGGAGATTCAGCGCAACGCAGTCGGCATCAAAGAGGTGTCGCCCGAAGTGCTCGGCGCGGGCTCGGTGAAATACCGCGACCGCGAACGCGACACAATGATCCTCGCGGTGACCCCCGCCCTCGAACGCATCCGCGACGTCCACGTCGATATCGGGCGCTTCCTCAACGAAAACGACATCGAGAAGAACAACAAAGTCTGTGTGCTCGGCGCGGGGCTGCGCGACGAGTTGTTCGGCAGCACCAACCCGCTGGGCGAGCGCGTATCCATCAACCGGAGCAAACATCTCGTCGTGGGCGTGATGCAGCGCAAGGGCGTCACACTGGGGATCGACGCGGACGATATCGCGCTCGTGCCCCTGCTCAGCGGGCAACAGATGTTCTACGGCGGCGAAGACGAGCTCTACCAAATCGTCGTCCAGGCAAACAGTCCGGATGAGACGAAGGTCGCGACGGATTCCATGAAAAAGATTCTCATCGCCGCGCACGACTACACCGAGGATTTCACCATTCTCGACCAAACGTCCATGCTTGCGACGCTCGACAAGATATTCGTTGCACTCAAGGTCATGCTCTCGGGCATCGCGTCAATTTCGCTGCTCGTCGGCGGTATCGGCATCATGAACATCATGCTGGTGTCGGTGCGTGAGCGCACGCGCGAGGTCGGCATCCGCAAGTCCGTCGGCGCGACCCGCCGCGACATCGGCATGCAATTCGCCATCGAGGCGATTACGTTGAGCTGCATCGGCGGCGTTGCCGGAATCCTGCTCGCCTACGCGGGCACCTGGGTGATGCGGCAGTTCTATCCGTCGTTTCCGATCGAGGCGTCCATGTGGTCCATTGTCGTCGCGTTTGCGTTCAGCGCGACGGTTGGCATCTTTTTCGGCGCGTACCCCGCGCTCAAGGCGGCGAGTGTTGACCCCGTCGAGGCCTTACGCTACGAGTAA
- a CDS encoding pentapeptide repeat-containing protein, giving the protein MGNAPAMDRAQALELIRSGSATGADLRGVDLSGADLSGVRLSHADLSGANLREANLRETILDEADLSGADVSGANCEFVVLGGADVSDADFTGANLQRANLVGTRGHRARFDRANLYYSRPGNADFQGASFRGADITRAIFRRANLSGADLRGAEGQANFESATLEGVRR; this is encoded by the coding sequence ATGGGCAACGCACCGGCGATGGATCGCGCACAGGCGCTCGAATTGATACGTTCCGGCTCCGCGACTGGTGCGGACCTGCGCGGCGTCGATCTGTCCGGAGCGGACTTGAGCGGTGTGCGTCTCTCCCACGCCGATCTTTCCGGGGCCAATTTGCGCGAAGCGAACCTTCGCGAAACGATCCTTGATGAAGCCGATTTGAGCGGCGCGGACGTTTCGGGCGCCAACTGCGAGTTTGTTGTCCTCGGCGGCGCGGACGTCTCGGATGCGGATTTCACCGGCGCCAATTTGCAGCGCGCGAACCTCGTGGGAACGAGGGGGCATCGCGCCAGGTTCGACCGCGCAAACCTGTATTACTCGCGTCCGGGCAACGCCGACTTTCAAGGCGCGTCGTTTCGCGGTGCCGACATCACGCGCGCGATTTTCCGGCGTGCAAACCTGAGCGGCGCGGACCTGCGCGGGGCCGAGGGCCAGGCAAATTTTGAAAGTGCGACGCTTGAGGGGGTGCGGCGATGA
- a CDS encoding MBL fold metallo-hydrolase, with protein MIVKHFLLNVNEVNSFIAACPTTRDAMLIDAGDFDERVCAFLAENGLTLSKVFITHDHFDHTDGLSEYVKRFRAEVISGTSPVGGCGARIVKHGGEVRLGSLTGRVYSTPGHTPVGLSLAFPGHVFTGDALFAGSVGGTGSKENYDLQLDSIRKHIFTLPDDTLVHVGHGPSSTVAVEKKYNPFFV; from the coding sequence ATGATCGTCAAGCACTTTCTACTGAACGTAAACGAAGTTAATTCGTTCATCGCGGCGTGCCCCACGACGCGCGACGCGATGCTGATCGATGCGGGCGATTTCGACGAGCGCGTGTGCGCCTTTCTTGCCGAGAATGGGCTGACGCTCTCGAAAGTTTTCATCACGCACGATCACTTCGACCACACCGACGGGCTGAGCGAGTACGTGAAGCGGTTTCGCGCGGAGGTCATTTCGGGCACGTCTCCCGTCGGTGGTTGCGGCGCGCGAATTGTCAAACACGGCGGCGAAGTCCGGTTGGGATCGCTCACCGGGCGCGTTTACTCGACGCCCGGCCACACGCCGGTCGGCTTAAGCCTTGCGTTTCCCGGACACGTCTTTACCGGCGATGCGCTCTTCGCGGGCTCGGTCGGCGGCACTGGATCGAAAGAGAACTATGATTTGCAGCTTGATTCGATCCGAAAGCACATCTTCACGCTGCCGGACGACACGCTGGTGCACGTCGGGCATGGGCCATCCAGTACCGTGGCAGTCGAGAAGAAATACAATCCTTTTTTCGTGTAA
- a CDS encoding glycosyltransferase family 4 protein, with product MSEWNSRSVRVVLLHNFLSPTRIPLFEALAERFDLDVWILGDIRSVRAWPADAPGARARIRTLPHYTIPLGSRYNVVLINYTLRRELARLKPDAIICCGWDTPAAFLAARFARRTGTPFIVWSGSTPAETTFVRRVTKPWVRTLVCGAGAWVAYGSRAKEYLVSLGANTDKTFLAHNTVELADFANACAASDGVALRARLGIATKYVVLYCGNLLDLKGVGDLIEAFSKLGESDITLVLVGSGKHETKYRARAKELGISGRVVFAGFAQPGDMSAYYALGDTLIVPSRKEVWGLVINEALACGVPVIATDACGATPDLIRDGENGFVVPARNPDALAGAIDAYFAHPERHRAMRDAARASIAPFTIERAADAFVDAVRCAMGNRA from the coding sequence ATGAGTGAGTGGAATTCGAGATCGGTGCGCGTGGTGCTGCTGCACAACTTCCTGTCGCCGACGCGCATCCCCTTGTTCGAGGCCCTCGCCGAACGCTTCGATCTTGACGTGTGGATACTCGGCGACATTCGATCCGTGCGCGCGTGGCCGGCGGACGCGCCGGGCGCGCGTGCCCGGATTCGGACGTTGCCCCACTACACCATTCCTCTTGGCAGCCGATACAACGTCGTCCTCATTAACTACACGTTGCGCCGCGAATTGGCGCGTCTGAAGCCAGACGCAATCATTTGCTGCGGGTGGGATACGCCGGCGGCGTTCCTTGCTGCGCGATTTGCGAGGCGAACCGGAACGCCGTTTATCGTGTGGAGCGGCAGCACGCCGGCGGAAACGACATTCGTGCGGCGCGTGACCAAGCCGTGGGTGCGCACGCTGGTGTGCGGCGCGGGCGCGTGGGTCGCATACGGGTCGCGCGCAAAAGAATATCTCGTGTCGCTCGGCGCGAACACGGACAAGACGTTCCTCGCCCACAACACCGTCGAACTGGCAGATTTCGCAAATGCGTGTGCGGCATCGGATGGCGTTGCATTGCGGGCGCGGCTGGGAATAGCGACGAAATATGTTGTGCTTTACTGCGGAAACCTGCTCGACTTGAAGGGTGTTGGAGACTTGATAGAAGCATTTTCGAAATTGGGCGAAAGCGACATAACGCTTGTACTCGTGGGAAGTGGCAAACACGAAACGAAGTACCGCGCGCGCGCGAAGGAATTGGGTATCTCCGGCCGCGTTGTATTCGCGGGGTTTGCCCAGCCAGGCGATATGTCCGCGTATTACGCCTTGGGCGATACCTTGATCGTGCCCTCGCGCAAGGAAGTTTGGGGGCTGGTAATCAACGAAGCGCTGGCTTGCGGCGTGCCGGTGATTGCGACCGACGCGTGCGGCGCGACGCCCGACCTCATCCGCGACGGCGAAAACGGATTCGTCGTTCCCGCGCGCAACCCCGACGCGCTCGCAGGCGCCATTGACGCGTACTTCGCTCACCCGGAGCGGCACCGTGCGATGCGCGATGCCGCGCGAGCATCGATCGCGCCGTTCACGATTGAGCGCGCCGCGGACGCATTTGTAGACGCTGTGCGCTGCGCCATGGGTAATCGGGCATGA